The following proteins are encoded in a genomic region of Sorangiineae bacterium MSr12523:
- a CDS encoding MoxR family ATPase — MTAAAAVISNELPTLQKLRQAVESALEGKHDAVELALVALLARGHLLIEDVPGVGKTTLARALARAVGGELRRVQFTSDLLPSDVLGVSVYDQRSGEFVLRQGPVFANVLLADEINRASPRTQSALLEAMNEGQVSLDGQTMPLPDPFFVIATQNPQDFAGTFPLPESQLDRFLVRVRIGYPPPQVEMRLLLDGNTDTAKDVSVVLDPSRLVALQREVHRVTFDHALGSYLQALIQATRSAPTLSLGASPRGAIALANAARARALLRGRNYCIADDVHDLAVPVLAHRIRLSTHAEGFMPTRDEAENALREIIGRVPVPL, encoded by the coding sequence ATGACCGCTGCGGCTGCGGTGATCTCCAACGAGCTGCCGACATTACAGAAGCTACGCCAAGCGGTCGAAAGCGCCCTTGAAGGGAAGCACGACGCCGTCGAGCTCGCATTGGTTGCCCTTCTTGCGCGAGGCCACCTCCTCATCGAGGACGTGCCTGGCGTCGGAAAGACGACCTTGGCGCGCGCCCTGGCCCGCGCCGTCGGTGGTGAACTCCGGCGCGTCCAGTTCACGAGCGATCTGCTCCCCAGCGACGTGCTCGGCGTATCCGTCTACGACCAACGCTCCGGCGAGTTCGTGCTGCGGCAAGGTCCCGTCTTCGCCAACGTGCTCTTGGCCGACGAGATCAACCGCGCCAGCCCGCGCACGCAATCCGCGTTGCTCGAGGCGATGAACGAAGGCCAGGTCTCGCTCGATGGGCAGACCATGCCCCTGCCCGACCCATTCTTCGTCATCGCGACGCAGAATCCGCAGGATTTCGCAGGCACGTTCCCGCTTCCCGAGTCCCAACTGGACCGGTTTTTGGTCCGAGTTCGCATCGGATACCCACCCCCCCAGGTGGAAATGCGGCTTCTCCTCGACGGCAACACCGACACGGCGAAAGACGTCTCCGTGGTGCTCGATCCGTCGCGGCTCGTGGCCTTGCAGCGTGAAGTCCATCGCGTCACCTTCGATCATGCGCTCGGCAGCTACCTGCAGGCGCTCATCCAGGCCACGCGCAGTGCGCCCACACTTTCGCTGGGTGCCTCCCCGCGCGGCGCCATTGCCCTCGCCAATGCCGCGAGGGCTCGCGCCCTTCTGCGCGGACGCAACTACTGCATCGCCGACGACGTGCACGATCTCGCCGTGCCCGTGCTCGCGCACCGTATTCGCCTCTCCACGCACGCCGAAGGCTTCATGCCCACGCGCGACGAGGCGGAGAACGCTTTGCGCGAGATCATCGGTCGCGTCCCCGTTCCCCTCTGA